In Legionella lytica, one genomic interval encodes:
- a CDS encoding diguanylate cyclase domain-containing protein has protein sequence MLYKIFNYLKQSDSIEKYTRQYRLIQYVSWEFLFVCTIVAIFYSMSQLWVLITTISITGGLTLANLWLLKQAKNVYLCSQLLTAIIFFAIVIGNYLVWGIGPLHTQWFYVMPLLAASLTGMSGLLIYSIASMLILITFNQFVIPPYYSLPPYQFLAIELINHLFTYLIIVTTLASLLRENERYEQELNDRNYLLQTEKDKYHYLARFDHLTNLPNRRYFIQHLHELINTINPNHCITVFFIDLDNFKHVNDRYGHSIGDQLLLETSRRLQLCFREKDFIARLGGDEFTAIVPHAPNKRTPQVIAERIIKEFQPIVILENSEPYCYSISIGSATYPDDAKTATDLVVKADLAMYDAKKVYGCSYSSLDGMQRNQGVLRTHY, from the coding sequence ATGCTATATAAGATTTTTAACTACTTAAAACAGTCGGATAGCATCGAAAAATATACTCGCCAATATCGCCTGATTCAGTATGTCAGTTGGGAATTTCTTTTCGTCTGTACTATTGTTGCAATTTTCTATTCCATGTCTCAACTTTGGGTTTTAATCACCACCATTAGTATTACAGGCGGATTAACTTTAGCGAATTTATGGCTGCTTAAACAAGCTAAAAATGTCTACTTATGCAGTCAACTCTTAACCGCCATTATTTTTTTCGCAATTGTTATAGGTAACTATTTGGTTTGGGGTATAGGCCCACTACATACCCAATGGTTCTATGTAATGCCCTTACTTGCAGCATCACTTACCGGAATGAGTGGTTTATTGATTTATTCTATTGCATCGATGTTGATACTCATTACCTTTAATCAATTTGTCATTCCTCCTTATTATAGTTTACCACCCTATCAATTCCTGGCTATTGAACTTATTAATCATTTGTTTACCTATCTTATTATCGTGACAACTCTTGCTAGTTTGCTTCGCGAAAATGAGCGTTATGAACAGGAATTAAATGATAGGAACTATCTATTACAAACAGAGAAAGATAAATACCACTATTTAGCTCGTTTTGATCATCTGACTAATTTGCCTAATCGTCGCTATTTCATTCAACATTTGCATGAATTAATTAACACGATAAACCCCAACCATTGCATTACCGTATTCTTTATTGACCTGGACAATTTTAAGCATGTAAATGATCGCTATGGCCACAGTATAGGCGATCAACTGCTTCTAGAAACCTCAAGGCGACTCCAGCTTTGTTTTCGCGAAAAAGACTTCATTGCACGGCTTGGGGGGGATGAATTTACGGCCATCGTACCTCATGCTCCGAATAAGCGAACACCACAGGTGATTGCAGAACGTATTATTAAAGAATTTCAACCAATCGTGATTCTTGAAAATAGTGAACCTTATTGTTATTCCATTAGTATAGGCTCAGCTACCTATCCCGATGATGCGAAAACAGCGACGGATCTTGTCGTTAAAGCCGATTTGGCGATGTATGATGCCAAGAAAGTTTATGGTTGTTCTTATAGTAGCCTTGATGGAATGCAACGTAATCAAGGAGTGTTACGGACTCATTATTAA